In Macadamia integrifolia cultivar HAES 741 unplaced genomic scaffold, SCU_Mint_v3 scaffold1452, whole genome shotgun sequence, the genomic window CGCATGTCATTCacattttttctcaaaatcaagaAATCTACGGAAAGGGAGAAGTGTTGTTTTGACTTTTGGGGTTGacgtttttttcttcttttttttttttcaaaataaacatattaataagaataaaaagtaTTATACGCGTTTAAAGCGTGTATAACACGGGTACCTATAAATTATGTGTATAATACGGAgtttttggattgatatgccaaattatgattttttgattGAAACGTTCAAATATGACAAAAATCCGCGTCTTATACCCAAATTTACTAACCATGGGTCTTACACATGTATTCGAATTGGGTTGATTAAAGCCGATACTGATCCAATCCAGCCTATGCTGACCAATCTAAtctgagttttagaaccatgtgAAGGACACACATGGGCATAGGTGTCTTTTCCATCGGATGGAGGGAAAAGAGTGATACAATCTGGGCATTACGCGGGCGACATACCAAGACTTTTCCCTAGATTTTATTGCCATGCAATGTCAAAGTAAGAGCCCATTGAACAGCCAAGCAATATGTTGGAGCATCTCTGAATGGTTACATACAAATAAGCATTAGCTATACTTCCTTACTTAAACTTGTTGAAGTaaacaaaattacaaatttCTTAAGTTCCATGACAAGGCTATGTAATAACTCATTAGAAATGTATTCCCATGTAATCCTGCAAATGGTTGTggcattttaaataaaaaagataagttCTCaagtcaatttaggttttctgCTATGATATCATTCTCCTATGCAACCAATTAAACCATATCTGGAATGGTACGAACGTATAACTGATATATTTTcgtatagatttttttttttttttttttttgggtacataTAGATGTTGATCCCACTACAATGCATTACTACTACATTGTTaatcttgagaaaaaaaaaaaaaagttcattagGGACAGGAGTGTCATCATGAAGTTTGGCTCATTGATTATGCTTCAATGCTTCGCTCTAGTCCAATAGCTTTCAAATATAGTTCAGAAAAATGTGTATAATCTTGCCCTAAAAATTTTATCTTACTCTGCGAAGTTAGGTTTGCATGCAAAAAATTAAAACCATAGTTCACTAATTGTAAAGCTTATTATTATTAAACCAATGTAAGGacattattcattattttgaaaataatcCTACTTGTATTTGTTTCTGTTGGATATTTTGACATTTGATGTGCATGTCCGTTAAATCCAATGCAATtagatttaattaattaattaattagtttttCATTATATGTGTGTGGTAATCTAATGGTTAATGTATGTCGATAGGACTAACTACACAATGGTCTCTTGGCGTACACAAAAAAATTAGTAATGTGGGTGACAATAAAATTTCTATTGTCCATTTATGGAAAACATCCAAGAGAGAGTTGTCAAACTGTGATTGGTCGAAGTCTAGGTCCTGGTAATTGTTTCGTAAAGAGTTTGTAaaaaatgtttattttattatcaggctgcgtttggtaatcaTTCTATTCCAGAAACAATGTTCCatgtcaaaaccaaaattttccatttctgtgtcaaaattctGTTTTGGAACGAAGATTTACCATGTTCGAACATTTCTcgtttttgtcttttttttttacccagttcattcccaaaaaaaggaaaaaacgaaCCGTGGACACCAAACGaaagatttcattttcttattcctgtaaaacaaaaaaaggccAGATAAACGCAGCCTTATATTTGAAATATGTTTCAAATGTTATTTGTCCAATCACTACTAAGACACTTGTTAATTAAATCCATTAATTTCATGGTAGTGATTTTTATTCAATGGTTTATAGCTTATTTAAGGGTGTTGGTAGTGTGAGGGAGGAAGTGCAATGAAAATATCTACCATTGAGGTTTTCAGGTTATATCTTTTGTACTATTATCATCTTGTATAATTAAGGACAACTTAAAGGCTATTCTTTATGATTATATCACTCGGCATAATTTCGACCATTGTATTGTAAGCTTCTAACTTAGTTTTTCTATTTAAAGAGAGGCTTTGGATGAAACCTAATTTGCACTACTCCTGATACAAAATAAGACTGAGAgattgaaaaaatgaaaaagaatagtcttcttcttcttcttcaagcttggGGATTCAGCTATTGGACAAGGTGAATCGACATGATCTTATTCGAGTGTTGTATTCCTTTGGAAGAGGACTCCACTTGTGTGTTCTAGCTAACCTTGAATTCCCATTGTTAGATATAATAACTATATTCATTGAGATCCTTGTtcggaaaaaaaatttgaattggaATTATATCAAATCGCTTCCGCCGCATCCTTTAGTTTCTTCCTTTAGTGTACTCATAGAGAGTTTATGATTATCATTATCATTCCATATCAATAAAGAGTTACATCATGATAATCAAAAGTAGCCGAAAGAGAACCAAATGAAATAAATGTacataaaatgattaaaaactACTGCATTGGAACTTAACCATGATCCAACGCACACTCATCAAGATATTGAGGAAAAAAGTatcactacttttttttttactaagaaTCAGCAAAGTGAATTTTATTAATATAAGAAATATCaaataatgagggaaaagaaaatcaaccaTAGAGATATTAATCCACCATGGTTATGGCCATCAACGGAATAGCATCCCAATCAAAAGGAACGGAAACTGATAAAGCAGATTATAAGAATCTGTATTTGGGTCTCATTTGTACATCCTAGCTTACATCTTGGGTTAcaaaatttggaaaagaatCTCAAGTAGAAGAAAGAGTTGTTATTGCCGCATATTTTGCTAGTTTGTCAGCACAAAGTTTGCCTCATGATTGCAATGCGTGAAAATCCATATGGTGTCTTCCAAGTAATACTTATAGAGCCACCATTTTGTTGAAATAGCCAtggaatttttccatttttgatgTAAACCACCACAGCCTgcgaatcacattcaatccataatCTTCTCACATTTAAATCCATGACATGATGAAGTTCTTCAAAAAAGGCTGCAAACCCCACCATGTAGCTAGTAGCTAGTAACTCCTTCATAGCATGAAAAACTTTTGATTGGAACTACATTGCTATCTCTTAAAATCCCACATACTCTGGATCGGCCTGGATTTTCAAGAGAACAACCATCGATActtaatttatgaaatccttGAGACCGCTGTTACCAAAATAACCTCCATAATCTTTCAACGAAGAGAAAGCAGTTATATATGCCTCCAGTCGTTTGGAGAGTAGAAGGTAAGTGGTTACCGCTTAGTGTCTATTTTGTATGATGTTTATTAAACCATGGTTTAACAGTGGTGGGTGAGGGTGTTTTCATTAGAACAATCATAGTTCTTTTAGGATTTGGATGAATTTGCCCTTTTATAGTGCTTTGTTTTTAACAGAGTAAACAAATATGGAATTTTTCTATTgataaataaaatatcattaaGCCAAGTCAAATCCTATCCTATGGACTCAGACCAAGAAATCAACCGGTCAAGGCCAAAAACTCTCAATCTAAAAAGGAGTTTTCCATCAAAGTTATAGGatcaataaagaagaaaaatgataatcaTTTTAAGGGCTATTAGTCTATAATATTATCGGTGCTTTAATGTATTTGCTATTactattttctttatttgggCCTATAGAGTCTTATTTAAAGGacctttttttctattctaaATCATAAAACCACTCATGAAAAACAATTAGCGGAACAGAAGTTAACAATAACTTTGAAGTATAGTTCACGAAAGAGCGACTTCAACTTATTTTACACCCTTATGGCGTCCCATGGCCCTGGTACATTACTGATGTTTTTGGATATTTTACAAAGTATAaaaaacttttgttttttttttttgccatataGACTGGACATCCTCTAAAGGTACCCACTTCATGCGTGCCCTTGCTTTGAATGCTTTGTATAAAAAAGAACATTGGTTCAACTTATGATGAAATCACTTTCTTTTcctaacgaaaaaaaaaaaagggtctatTACACTATaaaaagatttatttatttatttatgtttatttttatttttcaaagaaCGGTATTCGCTTGGGCCTTGTTTGTTTGACAGAAAAGAGTGaaaaaaggtttaaaaaaaaaaaaagatgagtgAGAAACTTATACTTATTTCTCACGaactaccacaaatatgaaTGTTTGGATAAATAATGTGGGAATTATACTAGACAAGGTCAGCATTTAACTTTTTCCAATCTATTTTCTTCCAAAGTCAATTGATAGGACTTCATAGAaaacttttttaaaattatacaatttttttttttttttttgataaagaaggTAATAatatcatttcacatgtattATTGTCTGGCAATGACAACTTGTTATAATGATATTATGACATGTCACTTTCAACTTATCTTTGAAAACGGTATCCCTATCTTAAAGTGCTTgtgggaattaaaaaaaatcaagttatAAATACACTTATAAAACACTCTCTCATATAaatgatagatttttttttttcatgcttcTTGCAATAGGGCTATGGTTTGCATTCCATGTAACGATGGTAGTTATTATTTGTTACATTGCTATCGCCTACAACTTTATTTTGACAgattaaaatgaaattaaacaattaTTGTTTAATGTGAAGACCATAAGTGGATCTGGTGCCTAGAGCACTAACATGTAAATTCTGCTTCAAGAGCCGGTGTTGAAAGGCCAATGGATCGACTCTGGTCACATTGGTTTGCGAGTATGAACTCAAAGTGTGGCTCTTAACACCCCCGGGTTATCATTGCCCCTACCCCTCTAGTATGCATGAGTAAAGTTTCTTTCAATAattcttaaaaataataataattaaaaagaaaaaaattccttaaacatttttatttatttttgggtggaaGACCACCTTAAACATTGAAACCTACACGTAAGTACTTGATAAGGACATTGCAATGCTTGAGAGTTAGATGGCACGTGGTTTAAAACTTTGACTGGTAGCTTGTTTTGGCTGAGGAGATAGACAAGTTAGGTTTATGAAAGTCTTGAGAGGAGTTGATTGGTAACTTATGTATTGTTCCTCACGTGCTGAGGATTTCAGATTCTGATTTAGTTGCGTAAACACCCTTAGTTTGATTGGGTCCTCCGACTTCCCTCTCATTGagttaaaaatataaaatctgaaTTTATAAAATAGAAGATCTAAAAACTTATTGCTTTGATGTGACCATAGATTTCAACAACATGATCAGTTTTCTTATTTGTGAGTGAATCCAACGCCTAACGTACTTGTTTGCAATTTCTTTTTGAAGAGGAAGCATCAGGAAAACCTGACTTATCTGCTGAtggtaatgccgaaggtggataaGAGAAttcaaatgttttcttcttcagttATGACGAATTTTTAATCTATACATTTTCTCTCatattaatatattcttttactgatcttaagagaaaaaaaaaaagaaaaaggaagcatCAGAAGGTTAGCCAATCAATTCTCATCACATATCACATGGGGTGTGAGTTTGTATTTAGTGTGCTTCCCATCCCCTCACTCCCTATCATTTTCCCATCCCTTTGTAAATAGGGTAAAGGATATGCATGACACCCATTTGTGGATTCTTTTGTCTTAACGATACTCTATTATCACGATACTCTATCAtcgaagaaatgaagaatattTTGGATAATggagaaacaagaaaaatttgTATTTCAAAAATACAAAAGGAAAACCAATTAAAGACTAGTCATTCTTGGCTTTGAGGATTAATTACTCCTAGCTGGACTGAAACCGACTGAATTGCAACCCTAAGGGAGCCTATGTTTTTGTTGTGTATATCTCTAAGTAGTCTAGGTAGGAggagaaaacaaagaaagaaagatgataATGAAAAAAGGGCATTTCATGCACCCACCAAGGACCATTTTAGGCAAGTCTTTGAGAAAGACACCACATGCACTTTTAAGTCGTCAAGATCAAGATACAGTATGGCATCTGTTCTTTTTTTGTAGTTTTACCATATGGATCGTGTGAAAATTGTCTACAGTTGCTGCATGGGATGGCTGGAAGCCCCTTAAGGGGCGTGTTTAGATGTTCTCAGCCATTCGATGCTCAACACACCTCATTGCTCACTGCAGAAGATGTGGACTCATGCGAATCTAGGCAGCAGGTACTATGGGTTTTAGATATGTAGGACCAATAAAAGCATAATCGAAACTGAATGATTTGCAACACTAATGGAGCCTATAGTTTTGTTGTGTATATCTTGAAGTCTAAGcgtagaaaataaagaaagaaggatGGGTATTTCTTGTGCACCCACCAAGGACCATCTTAGTCAAGTTTTTGAGATAAAAACCACACGCATGACTTTAATGTCGTCAAAATTCAAAAACGATATGGCATATGTGTTCATTTCTTGTAAGTTTACCCAACGAATTTAGGCAGCAAGTACTCTGAGTTTTAGAACACACAGCATGACTTCACCATttgctttattatttattattattatttttttttggtagacaccattttctttattttatttagcaGACAGAAAATCATCTCAATTTTATCCATAATATAACTAAATGGGAACAAAAGCCTACTGGTGTGTTCCAACCATAGATCCCCCACTCATCCCCAAAGCCTTCTAAATTTTCTTACCATAATAATTGGTGTTGCCTATTGATAATCATCCACTAAAGAATTATCTTACAATACTAATCTCTCGAGAGAGATATCAAAAATTATACCCACAACCCAGGAAGACAAATGGAAGTGCATTTTACACACGAATGGCTTGTTTTCCACAAAGGTTGGAGCAAAATTCATCTGTTCTACCCTTAACCCTCATAAATCAATCGATGCTTTCAAGAGAAACTGGTGGAAAACACTCgggaaattagaaactcacccTAAATTCAAGACCTTCCTATGGCGACTTTCTCACAAGGCCATTCCAGTGCGGTCTCTCCTAGGAAGATGGATGGATATAGATACTCCATGTGTTTTCTGTAACCAACATGAAGAAATAATAGACCATATTTTCATTATGTGCGACTTCTCATCGCACATTTAGGCAGCATGACCACTAGGTGTGCTTTTTCAACACCTAAATTTCTCCACCTGTGAACAGTTGGTTAATTTTCCTCCTTTATAATAAAAGCTTTACCCACTCCCAACTTAGACGgattttcaacattttttctATCACCCTATATTTTATATGGAAACATAGAAATGATATAATTGCTTCTACAATAAATCCAACCCCCACCTTGTAGTAACAAATATAAATAATTGGATTGCTTATCTTGATTTATATTCTAAATGTTTTAATGATTTGAATTCCCTTCCTACAAATGGTCTAGCAAGCCTGATTTCAAAATGTCATAAGTCATAACCCATTTTTGTCATACCCAATTTTTGTTTGTACTGGTGCTACTAATATTTTGAATTCAGCTTTAGGCTGGGCATATGGATTTCCTATCCAAAGTAAGCTTAGGGTAATCACATCTAGTAAGCTAACAAGAAAGAAGTACTCGAAGCAGAAGAAATGCTGGCAGGGCTGAAGATGGCAGCAGATAAAGATTGGGAAGTGAAAGAAATATGGTTCTCAGAACAAAAGCTCCTGAAGCTTCTCCCACAGCCAGATGGAGGAACCTAGTCACTACTTCACCTCGCCACTTTTTTGAACATTAGAAAGCTATCAAACGACATAACCTCTTATTGTAAAAAATATAAGTACATGTCCAGCCATGCACCAGCTAGTATCCATAACCAACTCAGGAAGTATATCCTCTAGTGCTTGTACCTAATCATACTGAAAGTCTATGTAGTTTgtgtgttttctttttctctaataaaaaaaaattatttagtgAATTTTCGGGTCCTAATTAGactaattataattaatgaagATGATGCTTGAATGAATAGTGCAATGTAATTAACCCCAAGGAGTaaccgagttggcaagggactcctcttactttcttggagccactcacacgggggtgtttagtgctccattgatttcagtgaaagttgaatggtactcattcaaccccggtctgacccggtccatgcagttgtgggggtCAGTACGGGCCCGCGAAACTAGTTAGGCAGAAGGCTTGGATAcatgtcattaaaaaaaaaaaattaatgcaaTGTAATTATGGAATCTTAATTTCTCTAATTATTTGAAAACTTTTAATAAACTAAGATTGTGttagttaattaattaattacattagttttttttttttttttgggtaaatgaaTTATATTAGGATAACTACTTTCAGTGAATGCATCATTAAAATTCTAAATAACCTAATTACACTTAATTAAATCTAAGCCTAAAATGTTAAATAAGAGCATCATGAAaacctacttaatctaattacACTTACTTTAGACTAGCCCTTAGTGATTTATTAAACACTGTTGGAATTGAAatgataatttaatttaaattattataagaTTCAAATTACCTTTTGGTTTCTTGTGTCTTTTCAGATTTGACCATCTTTCTATCTTATTGTATGACCCCTCATAAAATTATCTCTATGTATTCTCATAACCTTTTATGTATTTACAAATAATACTTAATATGGTCTCTTCATTTTTAGGACTTTATCTTTTCAGATTGAAACTGCTTTGAATAGGTAAGAATCATAATTGAGTACAGAATATAGCCACAACCTTTGATATACACATATACACAATTACAAATCAAGTAATTAATGAACATCATTATATTGTGTATATATACAACACATCTAGCTAGTATGATGGTATGTAGAGTTGGATCGAATACTCATGTAGCTACGACCATCTGATCTTGTTTAAGGATGGTATTATTTCCGTCTAAAAATTGCTTATACCATGTAGCCGATAATTTCGGTATTCTCTCAAGTGTTAACCAATCAACGTAATGAAGCCCGAATCGCAAAGTATATCCGAATAACCATTCAAAATTGTCAATAAGAGACCATATGAAATAACCTCTCACATCAGCTCCACCATCCCTATGAGAAAAAATATATGGACAATAAGACCCATTtaactacaaatatatatatatatatataaataagatGTATATATTATTAATCTATATAGTACCTCATGGCTTTAGCAAGAAAGGTCAAGTAATCATTCAAATATTCTATTCTCTTTGTGTCATTGAGGAAGTCCTTAACAGAAGCCCCAGCATAATTTTTTTGTGCAAACCCTGCAAACAAACCAAAAGTATTCTTCAAAAGGCTCAACTTATCCTTAAAAATGTGGACCCAGATCCTCTTTTGTGCCCCAGTGCTTCAAGTCACATTTGACGGTTGGCAGCATCTGGGCGTGAACCCCCTGACAGTGGGATGTGCACCTGACGCACTGGCATACTTGAAAGGATCTGGTTCTATAATTGTTTACAAGTAGGGtaaagaacatttttcatcaGAGAATGTAGAGTCTAGTATAGAATCAATATCTACCATTTTCTGTGATGAAAATTGGAGTATTGTTGTATCGTTCTTTAAAATATAAGACAATCTTCTCTATACCATATGGAACCACATAGAAGTTTGGCATTGCCAtctgaaatgaaaagaaaagaaaagagaaaaaatatatattaggaAGGATATGCAGCTCAGATCaatcttttttgaaaaaattaaaatgaagatTTCAAGCATGGAAGAAACTTGGGCTTGGCCAGCCTGAGGCTTGATATACCCAGCCATAAAACTAGCCCAATTTTTCTGGTCCGGCCCAAGCTCATTAGCTCAATTTAGGGTTAATTAGGCTTGCTGCAATGATCTCTATCTCACCCCAGCCTCAGcccaaaatataaaccatatgATATCTCATGTTCTTTGAACCATTAGAACAAGTGATGATTCTCTCAGAGATAGATAGATAAGAAATTCAATTAGTTAAAGTCATTAATTCTTACTGGCTCTCCAATAAGAACACCATCTCTTTCTCCTGTGAAGTACACAAAGGAATCCCCTTGAGGAGTACCCTCATCACAAGGAGAGAACAAGCAATCTTTCACATAGGTTGTTGTATAGTGATTGATCCCAATAAAATCCAACTTGCTCTTTAACTTGTTCTTCTCCTTCACCGAAAACATCGGTAACCTACAACCCAAAATCTGGCGCATTTCAGGAGGGTAATCACCATACATTATAGGATCCAAGAACCTACAAAAACCAAATAAGTACATTGAATATGTTTCCCAAAAAGAGGGATAAAAAGATagaatttatatatatgttaccAAGCATTGTCGAAAGCTAGAGCCCGTCGAACCGCGAAATAATCTGCTGGAATGTTTCTGAGTGGTTCATACCAAGCTGCATTGAGTACAATCCCTATCATACCACCTTGCTTGGCCTTGTTGAAATATACAATTTTATACTGTTAAGTTTGTATTGATGATTACAATAATTATTCTCTAATTAGTAATATCAAATAGGGTATTATAAATTTATTacctgaaatttttttctatagATATAAGCTGCATTAGCATGTGACAATATAAGATTGTGTGCGGCAATGTAAGGTTCAATAGCTGAGTCCCCAGATCTGCAGTAGGTAGACTGTGAACAGTGGTTTGGAGGGAATTCTCCACTAAGGTAACCTAATGTGATTGTCATGTTTGGCTCATTGAATGTGCTCCAATACTTCACTCTATCACCAAAAGCTTTGAAACATACCTCTGCAAAGTATCCATAATCCTGCCTGTACAAGTGgaataattttatgaaaaaggtttcaaaaattacattcacattagtaaaaaaaaccaattaaggTCATTGACAACAGAACTGGTATCTATTATTTGTTCCTTGATCTACTATTAGTGGTATTGGCAGAGCTGATGCATGATTTTCATTAATCTAtatatcttcattttcattgTAAAATATTTCTACAAAAGAAAttttacatgaaatttttattcatataaaaaaaaaatatgatttttcaatGTTAAACTTCGTATTtacgttaaaaaaaaaaaaaatgttttttttcacctttgtacatgaaaataaatgaaacacaAATGGCTtagaccattaaaaaaaaaaaaaaaaaaaaacgaaaatatATAGATGATACAAAGAAGATTAGCATGGCTCTTGCACAAGGATGACATGCACAAATCGAGAAATGGTCAAATTTTTTACTTATcgaaaaaaaacaaccatacaACCAAATCCACTATGTACCTTTATGTAAAGACATTTCTGGAGATAAAAATTTTATGAGGGAAAAAGAAGCATGAAAGGTAGTGTGGCCCCTACGCTTAGACATAGGTGAGTGAAAAATGACAGGCCCACCCCTTATGAAAAGTAGAAACCCGACGATGTTTCTGCACATGGTCCAATTGGACCTGACGCTGATGCTCGGACGATGCCGCCTTTTATGGAACCTAGCTCTCCCATTTTATAATACTAGAAAGTCCAACTAATCTAAGCCATCAGATGGGTCCACTGAATCCCAATTCCCCCATAATGAATGACAAAGAAATTCCttataaaatgatttttctttggGTGCAACCTTATAAAataattaagaagaaaagaaatggctAGGTTAGAGACT contains:
- the LOC122063768 gene encoding beta-glucosidase 18-like isoform X1, translating into MKRSVLVVSIWYLQLLIPLISCVVDRSQFPATFLFGTSTSSYQIEGAYLADNKSLSNWDVFTHTPEKIMGGGNGDVADDHYHRYMEDVELMHSLGVNSYRFSISWSRILPRGRFGGVNPMAIDFYNNIINAVLVRGIQPFVTLNHYDIPQLLEDRYGSWLSTQMQQDYGYFAEVCFKAFGDRVKYWSTFNEPNMTITLGYLSGEFPPNHCSQSTYCRSGDSAIEPYIAAHNLILSHANAAYIYRKKFQAKQGGMIGIVLNAAWYEPLRNIPADYFAVRRALAFDNAWFLDPIMYGDYPPEMRQILGCRLPMFSVKEKNKLKSKLDFIGINHYTTTYVKDCLFSPCDEGTPQGDSFVYFTGERDGVLIGEPMAMPNFYVVPYGIEKIVLYFKERYNNTPIFITENGFAQKNYAGASVKDFLNDTKRIEYLNDYLTFLAKAMRDGGADVRGYFIWSLIDNFEWLFGYTLRFGLHYVDWLTLERIPKLSATWYKQFLDGNNTILKQDQMVVAT
- the LOC122063768 gene encoding beta-glucosidase 18-like isoform X2, with protein sequence MKRSVLVVSIWYLQLLIPLISCVVDRSQFPATFLFGTSTSSYQIEGAYLADNKSLSNWDVFTHTPEKIMGGGNGDVADDHYHRYMEDVELMHSLGVNSYRFSISWSRILPRGRFGGVNPMAIDFYNNIINAVLVRGIQPFVTLNHYDIPQLLEDRYGSWLSTQMQQDYGYFAEVCFKAFGDRVKYWSTFNEPNMTITLGYLSGEFPPNHCSQSTYCRSGDSAIEPYIAAHNLILSHANAAYIYRKKFQAKQGGMIGIVLNAAWYEPLRNIPADYFAVRRALAFDNAWLPMFSVKEKNKLKSKLDFIGINHYTTTYVKDCLFSPCDEGTPQGDSFVYFTGERDGVLIGEPMAMPNFYVVPYGIEKIVLYFKERYNNTPIFITENGFAQKNYAGASVKDFLNDTKRIEYLNDYLTFLAKAMRDGGADVRGYFIWSLIDNFEWLFGYTLRFGLHYVDWLTLERIPKLSATWYKQFLDGNNTILKQDQMVVAT